The Hemiscyllium ocellatum isolate sHemOce1 chromosome 1, sHemOce1.pat.X.cur, whole genome shotgun sequence DNA window CTGCATAATTAAATCACAAAATATCATAGATACTTAGAATCCTCAGCACTTTTCCTTGACCTGGCTACTGTGGGGAAGAAACTGACTTTCAGAGGAAAGGTTAATTGGTTATTGTCCATTTTGTTTTATCCTATTTACAGCTACTTCACCTTCAATCTGCTTAATATGCAGTAATAAGCAAACTGGTATTGTTTGAAGTAGAATCAATTCATGCTTTTATTTTTTCATTGCATATAAAAACATTTTATGAAGTTTTCTCAGCATGACGTACAGTACTATATCATAGACCGTAAGAGACTAGGAAAACATTGAAATATTCTTGTTTTGCAACCTCAAGACAACTTGGTGCTCTAAAgacatatttaaaacaaaataaattgttcAGGAGTCTCCGTAGATAACATTTTTTCTGTATAATCTCTTTATTACTATTTAATtcaataaaccaaaaaaaaagtccaaTTCCTTTGGGCCAGGGCTGCTGAAATCTACAGTTTGCGTGTCAAAAAGGAGggcctgtttttgttttggaaagattttcccCTTTCATCGAGCTGTCACTCAGCTCGTACACTTTAAAATGCAGCAGACAGTAAATTATTGGAGAAAGTTAAGGCACAGCCCTGGGGCCAAAGACCTGCAACCACTCCACATCGAGTGTCGATTTCCTCATAGTTCTCCTCAGCCAAGCTCTAGGCGATGTAATATTTTAGAAGACAAATTTACAGGAATAAGTATTTTCAGTCTTTCACCAGGAGTTTCCCATACAGTAACACCACCCATTAGGAATTATGTTATAAGAATCAATAATTTACAATAAACATTACAGTATGTACAGTTCAATAAATACATGGTTGTAAACAGAGACAAACAAGACTGGATTACAAGTAAGGTCATCTGGTGAGGAAAAAAAACAGTATGGCAACAAAATTAAATAATGCAGTAAAGTAACCTCATTCAATAGGTGTCTTTAACAGCCCGACTTATTCAAGTTTTACAGTTTGTTCCATCCACATACACTTACCAAGATATCCATGTGGGGAGACGGGGAGCAGGAGAAGACAAAAAGCTTTATATTGGTACAGTAACTTGCAAGCTAAAGTGTAGTAATGTGGAGACTCTGCACATTGCTGTACAGTAACCTACACAACTCTGCACAATATGGAAATGTTAACTGGAATCTTAAAGCCATTTAATGCAATATAATGTTTCGTTTTACAAGCAATGAGCAGCTCAAGAGGACATTTTGGCAAGAAAATGTGAGTGTTCTGAAATTCAGTGCATTTTATCCCCGACTCTTGAGACAGCCTATCAAGGTTGATTGTCTGCTTTCAAGATGTTTCCAGTAACTATAGCTGGGCAGCATTTCAATAATGTGTTACTTTGAGTGCAATGCATTTTAATACAATTGCTAAAGTAAAAGAAGAGTGTGAAACATGTAGCATCTGGTTGTGTGGCATTTGAGTTTTACCCCCAGACAATAACTGTCTGAAAAGGTATCAAAGTGATAAAATGGCAAGGTCTAAGATAGTAAGGAACTACTTGTACTCAGCATTACAGAACTGTACAGAGAACTTGCAAGTTACTTTTAATCTCTAATAACAAATGAAATCTcaaatcatttttaaatataATACGTCCATAAATCTGTATTAATAAAAGTAAAATCTAAAAAAGTTCTCTGTATTACATATGATACAAAAAGAGGTCAGTACAACTTATAGTTGTACAGTTTTACAGTCAGGTTTCAAGGAAGACTTGAAATTATAAAACATCTTACGATTTCCATAAATGATGGATTTTCCTACCGGTGACAGATCCTCACTGATTCCAGACTCATACAATACTGTGTATTTCAAACTACATTTGCTGAAACCAGTGTCTTTCGCTTGATCTCATGAATGGATTTCTATACTTTATTCTCACCTGTAAATGAAAAACCTCAAACTTCTACAGCTTTGAAAAAACAAAACCCACATTTGGTTTAATATTTTTGTCCCACCAAAGTAATCCATTCCTGTTTCAGATTCATGAATCTGATAGTGCTAACGATCAACCAGTTTTGAAATGGATTCCTCATGCTTAAATAATGCTGTGGAGCTGAAATTCTGACATGTTATTCCTGAGTACAGAGTCATCTAGATGATTCTAGGCTTTGTCATACACAAAGTACTAGTAGATGAGGATGAAACTTGGCCTTGGCTGTAGCTACAGATGTGATTGGAAGGTGCTTCCAAGATATCTTTCCCATCATCGTTGTTATGTACCTGCAACCTTCTCGTCGTCTTCCTCCTCTGTCTCCTGCTCCCTCGAGGTATCTGTTGGACCCTCTTCTTCATCTACTTGCTCATCCAATGGAATTTCTGTTGATTCAGAGTCCTGGGTACAAAGTGTCTTGGAGTCACTACAGCTATTGTCATCCTCACCCTGGCTACCTCCACTGTCTTTTTCAGTATCTGATTCCCCATCTTCCTCTAGTGTTAACTCAAATTGAAACTTGTCCACTTGTCCTGGCCGTCCCTCCCCATCAGCATCGGGGGCAGGCGAAGGGCTCTGTGGGATTGTGCTCTGATACCATTCTCTATTGTCTTCCAGTGTATCCAACATGTCCTGTGCATCAGGATGGACCAGATCGGCCCATGTCTCCCATAAAGGATGGACAATGTAGTCAATGAAACCCACCTGTAAGAAATGAAAAGGTCAGTTAGATTGGCAGCTACAGCTGTGAATGATGGCAGTGCATgcaattcggcccattgagtctgctctgctattcaatcattgctgataaTTTTCTCAACTCTCATTGCCTCCATTAAAAACTATTAATGATCAGAACTAGATAGCAGAAGTAGATTCAAGACTAATTTTCAAATGGAAATTCAACAAATGTTTGAATGGAAAAGAAAGTGCACACCATTGGGTATCAGATATGGATTGGGTCTTGTAAATCGTTCTGCCAAACAGTTGTCACAAATACAGTGGGTCAAAGGAACAGAAGAACAAAAGAATGACAAACACTTTGGATAAGCAGTTTACATATAAGTTAAATTATTCAACTATGTACAAAACAGCGTCAAGGTTAGAAATGTAGATCCTTTTAAAGGTCAAGCAGAACAGCTCCAGCATTGACTAAGAGCAAATGGACCTTGTAAGTAAAAGCTGGGTTCTCTTTAAGGGGTCTTGTTGGCAGTGATAGTGTCTCCACCTCTCAGCCAGATGACCTGCTCCAGAGCcctgtaataacatccctgaacagggtgattagaaaatattaagAGCTGGTTTTTCACAGCTCCAGctccattttaatttaatttgcgcctctttctcttccctccctttttgTAATCATCCAACTGTCCTTGGAGGACACTGTGTGTAATTCCTTAATGTGATGTGGTGGTGATTTTATGATAGAAAATCTTGGGTTCTTGCAGAGGGGCGTGGGTAGGCCAGAAGACCCCTTAACAGGCCTGTTGCTAGGCCTGACTAAATTAGACACCATTGGTATTGGCAGAGGATTGTGGAGGGGGTCAAAATTCACAAAAGCCGGTCTTCCTTCCACCATTATGTCCACGCATGACTATTCTTGGAGAAGGAACATACAGTGTTGCCCCTATTTTGAATTAGTCTCCTTTTTGTTCTCCTCCACTTGATCTTGGTTTctttttcagttttcattttcaaCACACTGCCTCTGCTTTGCAACATTTATAATCTGCTAACAGGCCATTTGTTCATTTAACGGTGAGTTTATTTATAATTAACAAATGAGTTGGGTTCTTCCCTGGGGAGAATTGGCTTCTAGACAGGGAAACGGGTTCAGAAGGGAAAGGTGGAAAATAGTGTTTGTGCTAAACTATACACAAACAACAGAACTCTTGCAAATCTCTGAAAGATCTTTGGTGCCTAATTCAACACATGGATAGTGGTCTGCAAACCAATAGCTCTGCTATTTGTAGTTCAGCTTTTGGGATTAAATTGGACACTGCCCGCTGTACTTACCTGTGTTTTTTCAACAGAGGCATTGTGCTCATCACACATGGGACTTATTTCCATTCCCCTTTCCCTTTCTCGGTCTCCTTGGCGAAAGAACTCTTCCATTATTCTGTCTGTCCACTGGCGGTATAGCTGCAAAGGTTTTGTTGGATTGCTCAAGTCTGCACAGTGTACCATGTTTTGCAGAACCTAGATTGTTAAATACAAAATAGTTTTCAATTCGCTTTCAAAATAGAATTACAGGTCAGTGGCACATAGGCAAATCTTGTACAATGTTCACAAACATTCAATTACAACAAACATAATATATAAATAATTAAAaacatttcaaatattttctCCAAGTATAATCACTTTACATGAAGTATATAATAAAGAAGATGATGATTTTCATCTTTTTTAACTTCCTTTTTGAATATAATGGACTATTGATACCTGGATTCTGTCTGAGTAGTTATCCAAGAGGAGTACTCCAGAGCTAGTAACCTTTTTTGTTTCTACCATGGTTTTCAAGTCAGCCAGTAAGTTCATATGTTTGGACATGTCTGTAGCAAGAACCTGAAACACAAGGTTTGAGCGCCTTTAGCAAATAATTTGAGGTTACAGAAATAAGATTTGTCAGCAGGGCATTGCAAGTCATACAAAGCTCAGAAAAATAGCCACACTAAAATAGAACAATGATAAATAGCTCTCCAGGTGTGAGCAGTTTTTTCTCAACTTGTGACGTTTGAATCAGGTACAAAGACTCAAGAGTTTAAACACAGTGAAAGAAACTGGGTCCAATTATCCACCTGGTCAAAGATAACCTACTTTCAGTCTTATGGTCCATTCATAATTTTATCAGTGAACACTTTGAGTTTGATAGTTAAATGATTTTGGGATTGCTTACTCCCTGATCTCTTGGAATAGTTTCATCTTTTCGCTGGGTCTTAGATATTGCTTCCCATTATCATGGCAAGAGGAAGAACATAACATTTTGAGCTATTTTCCTCTACCTTTTGGTTAGAAATTGCAGCATCAATCCCTGTTAGGAAAGTCACTGCAGACTGTCAGCAACATCACAACACTACATTACAATAATGTTCGAGAAGGGAAGTCaggggtaagtttttttttaatgtacatTTTAAATGTAGTAAAACATAATGAACCATTTGCGAATATTAGGAAAAAGAGTTGAGGTTTCAGTTCGACAGCAAGATTTAAAGCTTCAACTTACAATGTCTATGACCATTTTCCTAAGCAACTGTCTTTGCTTCTTAGTCAAATTCTGGAAAATATCACAGTTCTCTTCTTGCAGTAGTTTAAAGCCAACAGCCAAATGATGGTTCTCCAGCACTGATGAATCATTGTACATCAAGGCAAGTTCTGAGTCTGAAAAGCACGTGAATGAATGGAGGTAAGggaagaaacagaaagagagagattgaatgttaATGAAATAACTCAATTTTCTTCACATTCCTCAACATCAAACTGATTATATAACATATGCCATCAATTTGAATAATCCCATATGCTTACAAAACTTTGTTGGCATTTTTGAATGCATAGTATGTCCTGATATATGATCAGTATCCACACAACTACAGCATTAATTGGATGTATTTGAAACAGCCAGACGTTTGTTATGAGATGGATAGCTTGAATCAGGTAATTTCCATCCAAttaactgcacccccaccactCCAATCCTATTTGAAGATCCTATTTGATCTCTATGATCAGAAAATAATCAGAGGTGATTCTAATAAGTTAGGAGTAGCTTTACGTCTCCCAGGAGTCTGCAGTGGTATGAAACAAAACTGCATTTTTAATTCCATGTATACAAGAAAAATATGGTAATAATACCACAAGATTCTTTTTAAGTAAAGAAAAATCCCACTAGCTGTTCTGGATTTTGTGTATGTAAATAAATCCATGCACCATCTGCCTACTTAGCACCCCAGCATTCGAGTGTACTTGTTATCCTTGTGATCTCTTAGCTGTTGCCAATATGCTAATCTGTTCTGTTTTAATATTAGTACATAAATACGTCACCAGCAAACTTGTTTTCTTGTCACCTCCGGTCAACCACAGAATCAGCATACACTCAGATTTAAACAATGTTAATACATCAACACACTCAACTAAGCTAATAACATTAAACTCACAGCATTCTTCAGAACTCACTTAAAGCCCTCTTTTTCTGCAACATGTTTACAGGACTGTGTTCATGTGGcataagactaaaattgggcccttgaagacagaagcaGGGGAATATAtaacggggaacaaagaaatggcagaagaattgaattggtacttcagatctgtgttcactggggaagacacaagcaatctccctgaggtaacagtggctgaaggacctgaacttaagggaatttatatttgccaggaattggtgttggagagactgttaggtctgaaggttgataagtccccgttGGTcgacatcccagggtactgaaggaggtggcttgagaaatcgtggatgcgttggtaattattttccagagttcaatagattcgggatcagttcctgcgaattggagggtggctaatgttgtaccattttttaagaaaggtgggagagagaaagcaggaaattatagaccagttagtctgacttcagtgtgggaaagatgctggagtctattataaaggatgaaattacgacacatctggatagtagtaacaggataggtcagagtcagcatggatttatgaaggggaaatcatgcttgactaatcttctggaattttttgaggatgtaactctgaagatggacgaaggagatccagtagatgtagtgtacctggactttcagaaagcttttgataaagtcccacataggttagtgagcaaaattagggcgcacgGTAtcgggggcaaagtactaacttggattgaaagttggttggctgataggaaacaaagagtagtgataaatggctccatttcagaatggcaggcagtgaccagtggggtaccgcagggatcagtactgggaccgcagctttttacaatatatgttaatgatatagaagaaggcattagcaataacattagcaaatttgccaatgatactaagctgggtggcagggtgaaatgtgaggaggatgttaggagattacagggtgacttggacaagttaggtcagtgggcagatgcatggcagatgcagtttaatgtggataaatgtatggttatccactttggtggcaagaacagcaAGGCGGATTACTACCTaagtggaatcaatttaggtaaaggggcagtacagagagatctgggtgttcttgtacaccagtcaatgaaggtaagcatgcaggtacagcaggtagtgaagaaggctaatagcatgctggccttcataacaagagggattgagtatagaagcaaagagggtcttctgcagctgtacagggccctggtgagaccacacctggagtactgtgtgcagttccagtttccaaatttgaggaaagacattctggctattgagggagtgcagcgtaggttcacgaggtcaattcctggaatggcgggattaccttacactgaaagactggagcgactggacttgtatacccttgagtttagaagactgagaggggatctggttgagacatataagattattaaaggattggacactctggaggcaggatgtttctgctgatgagtgagtgccaaaccagaggacacagcttaaaagtatggggtagaccatttaggacagagatgaggagaaacttcttcacccagagagtggtggctgtgtggaatgctctgccccagagagcagtggaggcccagtctctggattcatttaagaaagagttggatagagctctcaaagatagtggaatccagggttatggagataaggggggaacaggatactgaatgaggatgatcagccatgatcatattgaatgggtggtgcaggctcgaagggcagaatggcctactcctgcatctattgtctatttgtCTACAGTATGAAATCTCTTAATTATTTGCCTCTAGAAAGTTAAAATGTTTAAAGCTTTGTTTGCATAACCAAAGGAAAAGTGTGCTtttttaataatttaaaaattgaGTGGAATGGTGCCACATTTGGCGGAATCACAGTAACAGATAAaatagcaggagtaggccatttggctctttgagcctgttccaccattcaatgtgatcatggctgatcattaactcagtatcctgttcctgctttctccctcatACCCTCTGATCTCTTTAGCCcttagaactatatctaactccttattgaaaacacttgatattttggcctcaacagctttctgtgacagaCAATTCCTCaacctctctggctgaagaaatttctcattatCTCACCACATAGTTGCTTATCCTTtctccttagactgtgacccctggttcctGGTTTCTCAGTCTTACTGCCTTTGATGGTTTCATGAAATCAGTATTACAAATGGACCCTGAGTCCACAATGATTCCTGGCAGACTGCCTGCGCAATCTTACTGATGGAGGACAATGGGTATAACAGCATGCAGATTGACCAATACAGTGATGTTCTACAGGCATTCCCACCCGTCAAGATCTTTGGAATTTGTGTGACATTTAAAACTTATTTGGCATTACAGTTGTCAGGTCATCATTGTGAGCAcagcaatttaaaaacaaaaggtcTCATTGGGGTGTCACCCTGCCACCTCCAAGGACCTACCTCTGTCAGACACCAGTGGTTAGCTCACTCTGGCCCAAGAGGCAGAACTCTTGCCACTAATTCACTACCAGTCACTGCTAGGTGGGGAACCACTCTCACTGTGCATCTCAGCTCTGGTAACAGACCCATCTAAAGCCTGTGAGTGACTGTGACGACTGTTTTTGTGTTCAGCAGTAAATTGAAATTAGTGAGAGTTTTTATTTCACCTCTGTGAAATGTACGTCACTTTGCTATGTGTTCCTGTGGTTCAGGCGTGTACAATGTTCTGGAGTACAATGAGTCATTTCTAGAAGAAGCAGCATACAAGTAGACAGCTGCCAAATTGATAACACGACTCCTCATTCATGGTGACATTTTTAGATTGTTACTTTCTTTCATGCCAATAATTTGGGTCTCCTATTTGTGATACTTTCTCCTTCTTGTTTGTTATCCAATACTTCCAGGCCAATGTTTAAGCAAGCAAGTCTCCCTTAGAGAATGCACCCCCATTTCCATGTGGCACCTTTCTCTTCATCTCCCTGGAATTTTTTTCCACTGGATTCCTGTAACATCCAGATCCTTGATTTTCTCATTACCATAGAAAAATACTTTTGATGAAGGAAAGTATTCAAAACAAACCTTTTAATTCTTAAAATCCACATCAAATACAGACAAGAGACAATTAAATGATAATAGTATACTCACTTGTGTTAATAAGAAACTGGTTTGAGACCCCAGGGTGGTCTACATCATGAATAGCGCTTGCAAATATTGCAGTAAGAATTTCCAGGTCTGTAAAGACTGCCTACAAAAATAAAAGACACAAATTTAATGCATTTTTTGGATGTTTAAAAAACAATAAAAACTCTGTTTCAACTTAGAGTGATCTCATGTAACCTTTCAGTTGTATTGTTTAACTCCTCCCCCAGACCAGCGACAGGAAGTTCACCTGAACCAATTACTTCCTTTATGTCCATGGTTTTCGGTATATAATTCATTACTGCTGGCTTGCACACTACAGAGAAAGAGTGGAATCCCTAAGTCTCTCCTGCCAGTACAGAGCCTCTGCATCACCAACACCCCTGCTGGCCACCTCCTGGTGACAGACAACAACTACAGACCTAAGCTGACAATAAGGTAACTTGGACCCCAGAGATGCAATGCACAGGCTGACTGGTGTGTGGACACAGCCTGATGTCTCCCAGCTCTGAGTCAAATagttgaggtggatacattaacaacatttaacaggcatttgggcaaatacatggataggaaaggtttagaagtacatgggccaagtgcagggcaGGTAGCACCGAAGGTCATTTTGGTTGGCAATGGACCAGTTGGGGCCAGagggcctgtcttcatgctgtaggacCTTATGACACAAAATAATACCCAATGTCCTGTGGGTCCAACCCAGGAGATTCAAAGGCACTGAGGTAGAGTCCTATCACTCTGATCTCCTTTTTCAAGCAACTGCCAGCAATTCCTGCAATTGAGTGGGCTCAGACATTAAGAGCTCCTGCATTTCTTCATGGTTCAGTTCATAAAGTAGGGAGCGAGATGCAAAGGCTGGCCAAGTCTGAGTCTCCAAATCCCAAAAAGAGTAACATTTGACTTGAAACCAGTTTCTTCCCCCATTATGCTTTTAgacttgctgggtttctccagcacacGCCAGTTTTATCTTCAAATCCTGCCGAGGTACGTAGCTAAAACAAAACCAGCTTATTCATCCAAGGAGGTCTAGCTGATAATCTCATCACAGCTCCTCAAATTCTGAAGTTACTTTCCCATTATTTCCCACGGACAAAAGCAATTCAAGAAATTACCAATCAATGTGTCTGTTTATCTATCTGTATAATACTATATTTAGGTGACTCAAGGTTACTATCCTGCATACAGACCAACTCAGTCTCTAATTTAAATTTGTACGTTATGTTCTTCTTCTTAGCTATTCATTATACAATGAAGTCATGGAAAGGAAATCAGACACATTTATAACAGGGAAGTACCCTGatattaaaataaagaaatatggatgctggaaatctgaagcaataaCAGAAACTGTCGGTCTAGCAGTGTCTTTGGATAGAAAGAAGTTAATGCACAGCAAGTCCAATGACCCTTTCTCAGACCCAATCTGTTTGCAGAAGTATCCCAAGATaaaactgttttgaaataaatCACGTATATTTCATAAAGAGAGTCCATCTTCTACATAAGAATAAATTAACAAAGTAAAATAAATCCCCTGGTTGCCGAGGATCGAGGAATCATTTAATTATTATCCATCAAATTGAATTCAACTCTAGTTTAGCACTGAAATCATTACCTATTTTTATTTCCGATAATAATGAGGTACCAGCTGGACTTAACAATATTAGTTACAGTTCTTTGCAAAGTCTTCTGCTTACAGTTGTTTGTTTATCTGGAATACCAAAAAGCATTCCTACAATTGGTAGCCTGCTTACCTCTAACGCAGGTGTTGACAGGAGAACATGAGTAGATTGAGCAACATCTGCTGCATGGATGTTATTATGAAAAGCCACATCAACATGATAATGGTCTTCCAGGGTCATCAAATAAGTAATTAAAGTATCTGGTGGAATCTTGAAAGTTTTTAATAATTCACGCTCCTAAAAGTAAAGAAAATGAATTCAGATTAGGccatttaaaatgaacaaaatcTATAATAGAAAATTAGTTAGTTTTCTTTCCTTGTTTTGGTTTTCTTACCCTCCCTCATCCCTCACCTTTAAGCCTTTTTGGTTATCCATGCCAATAAGATTGTTAAAGGCATATTCCTGTAGCTCCTGTCCACATAACTTGATGACAAGCTGGTAAGAAAAGCAATGGGCCCCAGTAGGCCACTGACTGCTCTCTCCAAGCACAATACCCACATCTCTGAGTATGTAACTAGTGAGATCTGTTCAATGTTTCTTGAATGAAGCTGGTTCGAAAACCAACCTGTAGTGCTGCACGGCCACCAAGATGAGTTTCTTTTCATGAGGAAAAGCAATCATTGCTGCATGATTCTAAATCTGAATTTCACACATAATAAAGTCGTCCTGGAGAATGGCCAGCTCTGTCAGATTGTCACTCCACTTTCACTTTTATTACAATTCTAGATGTGAAAGAGGGAACCCCTCTCTTGACTTGATTTAACTATAATCACCAGTAAATTTTGGGATCAAATATGAAACTTCACAGTCGTGTTTAAGGTTGCATTATTATAAAAGTGTAACAAAACATTAATAAA harbors:
- the pde4d gene encoding cAMP-specific 3',5'-cyclic phosphodiesterase 4D isoform X3, which codes for MEMMHVNNFPFRRHSWICFDVDNGTSSGRSPLDPMTSPGSGLILQANFVHSQRRESFLYRSDSDYDLSPKSMSRNSSIASDIHGDDLIVTPFAQVLASLRTVRNNFATLTNLQERASTSKRSPMCNQPPMNKPSFTEEAYQKLATETLEELDWCLDQLETLQTRNSVSEMASNKFKRMLNRELTHLSEMSRSGNQVSEFISSTFLDKQHEVEMPSQAQKEEKKKRPMSQISGVKKLMHSSSLTNSSITRFGVKTDQEDLLAKELEEINKWSLNVFKVAEYSGNRPLTVVMYTIFQERELLKTFKIPPDTLITYLMTLEDHYHVDVAFHNNIHAADVAQSTHVLLSTPALEAVFTDLEILTAIFASAIHDVDHPGVSNQFLINTNSELALMYNDSSVLENHHLAVGFKLLQEENCDIFQNLTKKQRQLLRKMVIDIVLATDMSKHMNLLADLKTMVETKKVTSSGVLLLDNYSDRIQVLQNMVHCADLSNPTKPLQLYRQWTDRIMEEFFRQGDRERERGMEISPMCDEHNASVEKTQVGFIDYIVHPLWETWADLVHPDAQDMLDTLEDNREWYQSTIPQSPSPAPDADGEGRPGQVDKFQFELTLEEDGESDTEKDSGGSQGEDDNSCSDSKTLCTQDSESTEIPLDEQVDEEEGPTDTSREQETEEEDDEKVAGT
- the pde4d gene encoding cAMP-specific 3',5'-cyclic phosphodiesterase 4D isoform X1 — encoded protein: MHMVLTGGMATEWLRAGTMSREKRRSFDVDNGTSSGRSPLDPMTSPGSGLILQANFVHSQRRESFLYRSDSDYDLSPKSMSRNSSIASDIHGDDLIVTPFAQVLASLRTVRNNFATLTNLQERASTSKRSPMCNQPPMNKPSFTEEAYQKLATETLEELDWCLDQLETLQTRNSVSEMASNKFKRMLNRELTHLSEMSRSGNQVSEFISSTFLDKQHEVEMPSQAQKEEKKKRPMSQISGVKKLMHSSSLTNSSITRFGVKTDQEDLLAKELEEINKWSLNVFKVAEYSGNRPLTVVMYTIFQERELLKTFKIPPDTLITYLMTLEDHYHVDVAFHNNIHAADVAQSTHVLLSTPALEAVFTDLEILTAIFASAIHDVDHPGVSNQFLINTNSELALMYNDSSVLENHHLAVGFKLLQEENCDIFQNLTKKQRQLLRKMVIDIVLATDMSKHMNLLADLKTMVETKKVTSSGVLLLDNYSDRIQVLQNMVHCADLSNPTKPLQLYRQWTDRIMEEFFRQGDRERERGMEISPMCDEHNASVEKTQVGFIDYIVHPLWETWADLVHPDAQDMLDTLEDNREWYQSTIPQSPSPAPDADGEGRPGQVDKFQFELTLEEDGESDTEKDSGGSQGEDDNSCSDSKTLCTQDSESTEIPLDEQVDEEEGPTDTSREQETEEEDDEKVAGT
- the pde4d gene encoding cAMP-specific 3',5'-cyclic phosphodiesterase 4D isoform X2, translating into MSHIVMKPRSRSTSSLRTPECPGFDVDNGTSSGRSPLDPMTSPGSGLILQANFVHSQRRESFLYRSDSDYDLSPKSMSRNSSIASDIHGDDLIVTPFAQVLASLRTVRNNFATLTNLQERASTSKRSPMCNQPPMNKPSFTEEAYQKLATETLEELDWCLDQLETLQTRNSVSEMASNKFKRMLNRELTHLSEMSRSGNQVSEFISSTFLDKQHEVEMPSQAQKEEKKKRPMSQISGVKKLMHSSSLTNSSITRFGVKTDQEDLLAKELEEINKWSLNVFKVAEYSGNRPLTVVMYTIFQERELLKTFKIPPDTLITYLMTLEDHYHVDVAFHNNIHAADVAQSTHVLLSTPALEAVFTDLEILTAIFASAIHDVDHPGVSNQFLINTNSELALMYNDSSVLENHHLAVGFKLLQEENCDIFQNLTKKQRQLLRKMVIDIVLATDMSKHMNLLADLKTMVETKKVTSSGVLLLDNYSDRIQVLQNMVHCADLSNPTKPLQLYRQWTDRIMEEFFRQGDRERERGMEISPMCDEHNASVEKTQVGFIDYIVHPLWETWADLVHPDAQDMLDTLEDNREWYQSTIPQSPSPAPDADGEGRPGQVDKFQFELTLEEDGESDTEKDSGGSQGEDDNSCSDSKTLCTQDSESTEIPLDEQVDEEEGPTDTSREQETEEEDDEKVAGT